A section of the Jannaschia sp. S6380 genome encodes:
- a CDS encoding TRAP transporter small permease: MATSSNVLTDDTRLSRGDRALLRVEAALNLASGVTIFALVLLAIANVLLRKLLNMPIPGYIDWTEQFMAVFAFLGLAYVQREGGHIRMDLIVGRLRRRMLWLFEFLSVVFMLLVTTALIYGTWFHFLRSFDWNAPNWSTDSSIDIALPLWPAKMAVPVALVILWLRLALQIWAYGRGLRTGAERIVAVPLPQDPAELASQEAASVAGAD, from the coding sequence ATGGCCACATCCTCCAACGTCCTGACGGACGACACGCGCCTGTCGCGCGGCGATCGGGCCCTGCTGCGCGTCGAGGCGGCGCTGAACCTCGCCTCTGGCGTCACGATCTTCGCGCTGGTGCTGCTGGCCATCGCCAACGTGCTGCTGCGCAAGCTTCTGAACATGCCGATCCCGGGCTATATCGACTGGACCGAGCAGTTCATGGCCGTCTTCGCCTTTCTCGGCCTGGCCTATGTGCAGCGCGAGGGCGGGCATATCCGGATGGACCTGATCGTCGGCCGGCTGCGGCGCCGGATGCTGTGGCTGTTCGAGTTCCTGTCGGTCGTGTTCATGCTTCTGGTCACGACCGCGCTCATCTACGGCACCTGGTTCCATTTCCTGCGCTCCTTCGACTGGAATGCGCCGAACTGGTCCACCGACAGTTCGATCGACATCGCGCTGCCGCTCTGGCCGGCCAAGATGGCGGTGCCAGTCGCGCTGGTGATCCTATGGCTGCGGCTGGCGCTGCAGATCTGGGCCTATGGGCGGGGACTCCGCACCGGGGCCGAGCGGATCGTGGCCGTGCCCCTGCCGCAGGACCCCGCCGAACTCGCCAGCCAGGAGGCGGCCTCGGTCGCCGGGGCCGACTGA
- a CDS encoding TRAP transporter large permease, with the protein MDRFVDMKALLVDVSIFELSLWLSGLLLVLVLIGVRVAFAAAFIGFIGLCAFFMQKQGFDRGLVTAAKLTGQIPHSKATSYALSLIPTFILIGYLAYYAGLTRYLFEAAKRWIGWTPGGLGVATVFATAGFAAVSGASVATSAVFARIAIPEMLREGYDKRFAAGVVAAGGTLASLIPPSAILVIYAIIVEQSVGKLLLAGFLPGLVSALIYAGLVIGLARLRPSLGPAVGGFTWGQRFAALPGALPILLVVFIIVYSIYFGWATPTEAGALGAGVVLAMAVWQGMRWRQLHGALMEAAKLTVMIFAMIWGVLIYVRFLGFAKLPEAFADFITGLDMGPYQILLMILMAYVVLGMFMDAIGMLILTLPITFPAVMALNGAVGDAPGALGMTNEEAAIWFGIIVVKMAELCLITPPIGLNCFVVAGVAQDAKMDISVEDVFRGASPFFVADVATVAVLIAFPGIVLWLPGLMG; encoded by the coding sequence ATGGACCGGTTCGTGGACATGAAGGCGCTGTTGGTGGATGTCTCCATCTTCGAGCTGTCGCTGTGGCTGTCGGGCCTGCTGCTGGTGCTGGTCCTGATCGGCGTGCGCGTGGCCTTTGCCGCGGCCTTCATCGGCTTCATCGGCCTGTGTGCCTTCTTCATGCAGAAACAGGGCTTCGACCGGGGGCTGGTGACGGCGGCCAAGCTGACCGGGCAGATCCCCCATTCCAAGGCGACGTCCTATGCGCTGTCGCTGATCCCGACCTTCATCCTGATCGGCTACCTGGCCTATTACGCCGGGCTGACCCGCTACCTGTTCGAGGCCGCGAAACGCTGGATCGGCTGGACGCCGGGCGGCCTGGGCGTGGCCACCGTCTTCGCGACCGCGGGGTTCGCGGCCGTCTCGGGCGCGTCGGTCGCGACCTCGGCAGTCTTCGCCCGCATCGCCATCCCCGAAATGCTGCGCGAGGGCTACGACAAGCGTTTCGCGGCCGGCGTGGTCGCGGCGGGCGGCACGCTGGCCAGTCTGATCCCGCCCTCGGCGATCCTGGTCATCTACGCCATCATCGTCGAGCAATCGGTCGGCAAGCTGCTGCTGGCGGGGTTCCTGCCGGGCCTCGTCTCGGCCCTGATCTATGCCGGGCTGGTGATCGGCCTGGCGCGGCTGCGCCCGTCCCTCGGACCGGCGGTGGGCGGTTTCACCTGGGGTCAGCGGTTCGCCGCCCTGCCCGGCGCGCTGCCGATCCTGCTGGTGGTCTTCATCATCGTCTATTCGATCTATTTCGGCTGGGCCACGCCGACCGAGGCCGGCGCGCTGGGCGCGGGTGTGGTGCTGGCGATGGCCGTCTGGCAGGGCATGCGCTGGCGGCAGTTGCACGGCGCGCTGATGGAGGCGGCGAAGCTGACGGTGATGATCTTCGCGATGATCTGGGGCGTGCTGATCTATGTCCGCTTCCTGGGCTTCGCCAAGCTGCCCGAGGCATTCGCGGACTTCATCACCGGGCTGGACATGGGGCCGTACCAGATCCTGTTGATGATCCTTATGGCCTATGTCGTGCTGGGCATGTTCATGGATGCGATCGGCATGCTGATCCTGACGCTGCCGATCACCTTTCCCGCCGTCATGGCCCTGAACGGAGCGGTGGGCGACGCCCCCGGCGCGCTGGGCATGACGAACGAGGAGGCAGCGATCTGGTTCGGCATCATAGTCGTCAAGATGGCGGAGCTGTGTCTGATCACGCCGCCCATCGGCCTGAACTGCTTCGTCGTGGCCGGGGTGGCGCAGGATGCGAAGATGGACATCTCGGTCGAGGACGTCTTCCGCGGCGCATCGCCCTTCTTCGTCGCCGATGTCGCCACGGTCGCCGTCCTGATTGCGTTCCCGGGGATCGTCCTGTGGCTGCCGGGGCTGATGGGATAG
- a CDS encoding EF-hand domain-containing protein — protein sequence MNKLTTVTAALLLMGAPAFAQDADGDGNVSLEELQAAYPEVTADAFASMDTDADGVLSADELQAAIDAGMLET from the coding sequence ATGAACAAGCTTACCACGGTCACGGCCGCGCTTCTGCTGATGGGCGCCCCCGCCTTCGCGCAGGATGCGGACGGGGATGGCAACGTCTCGCTCGAGGAACTGCAGGCGGCCTATCCCGAGGTCACAGCCGACGCGTTCGCCAGCATGGACACCGACGCCGACGGCGTACTGAGTGCCGATGAGCTACAGGCGGCGATTGACGCGGGCATGCTCGAGACCTGA
- a CDS encoding acetolactate synthase 3 large subunit: MNKQMSGKQMTGAQMVVRALKDQGVDAVFGYPGGAVLPIYDEIFQQNEIRHFLVRHEQAAVHAAEGYARSTGKIGVALVTSGPGATNAVTGLTDALMDSIPILVISGQVPTFMIGSDAFQEADTVGITRPCTKHNWLVKETDTLAPALHEAFHVATSGRPGPVLVDIPKDIQFANGTYVGPKQIETSHYRPRLKGDPDEIERMVELIETAERPVFYTGGGVINSGPAASQLLRELVQGTGFPITSTLMGLGAYPASGEAWLGMLGMHGLYQANMAMHGCDLMINIGARFDDRITGRLDAFSPHSRKVHVDIDPSSINKVVKADVPILGDVGHVLEDALNLWKSRGRKTNTAALQKWWAQIEQWRAVDCLAFEQTGPTIRPQHAVARLEALTKDRDRYITTEVGQHQMWAAQYMGFEAPNRWMTSGGLGTMGYGQPAAMGVQVAHPDSLVINVAGEASWLMNMQEMGTMVQYGLPVKQFILNNERLGMVRQWQELLHGERYSQSWSEALPDFVKLAEAFGAKGIQCSDPADLDDAIMEMIDHDGPVLFDCLVEKHENCFPMIPSGKAHNEMLMANAATQGQITATGAVLV, translated from the coding sequence ATGAACAAACAGATGTCGGGCAAGCAGATGACGGGCGCGCAGATGGTCGTGCGCGCGCTCAAGGATCAGGGGGTCGACGCGGTCTTCGGGTATCCGGGCGGGGCCGTCCTGCCGATCTATGACGAGATCTTTCAGCAGAACGAGATCCGGCATTTCCTCGTCCGCCATGAACAGGCCGCCGTGCACGCCGCCGAAGGCTATGCCCGCTCGACCGGCAAGATCGGCGTCGCGCTGGTCACTTCGGGCCCCGGGGCGACGAATGCCGTCACCGGCCTGACGGACGCACTGATGGATTCGATCCCGATCCTCGTTATCTCGGGCCAGGTTCCGACCTTCATGATCGGCTCGGACGCGTTCCAAGAGGCGGACACGGTCGGCATCACGCGCCCCTGCACCAAGCATAACTGGCTTGTGAAGGAGACCGACACCCTGGCCCCCGCCCTGCACGAGGCGTTCCACGTCGCCACCAGCGGGCGGCCCGGACCCGTGCTGGTCGACATCCCCAAGGACATCCAGTTCGCCAACGGCACCTATGTCGGCCCCAAGCAGATCGAGACGTCGCATTACCGCCCCCGGCTCAAAGGCGATCCGGACGAGATCGAGCGGATGGTCGAACTGATCGAGACGGCGGAACGCCCGGTCTTCTATACCGGCGGCGGCGTCATCAATTCGGGCCCCGCGGCCAGCCAGCTGTTGCGCGAACTGGTGCAGGGCACCGGCTTTCCGATCACCTCGACCCTGATGGGGCTGGGCGCCTATCCCGCCTCGGGCGAGGCGTGGCTGGGCATGCTCGGGATGCATGGGCTCTATCAGGCGAACATGGCGATGCATGGCTGCGACCTGATGATCAACATCGGCGCGCGCTTCGACGACCGGATCACCGGCCGGCTGGATGCATTCTCGCCGCACTCCCGCAAGGTCCATGTCGATATCGACCCCTCCTCCATTAACAAGGTGGTCAAGGCCGATGTCCCGATCCTGGGGGATGTGGGCCACGTGCTGGAGGACGCACTCAACCTGTGGAAGTCGCGCGGACGCAAGACGAACACGGCCGCCTTGCAGAAATGGTGGGCCCAGATCGAGCAGTGGCGCGCAGTCGATTGCCTGGCCTTCGAACAGACCGGCCCGACCATCCGCCCGCAGCACGCCGTCGCGCGGCTGGAGGCGCTGACCAAGGACCGCGATCGCTACATCACGACCGAGGTCGGCCAGCACCAGATGTGGGCCGCACAATACATGGGGTTCGAGGCGCCGAACCGCTGGATGACGTCCGGCGGCCTGGGCACCATGGGCTACGGCCAGCCGGCGGCGATGGGTGTGCAGGTGGCGCATCCCGACAGCCTTGTCATCAACGTCGCCGGCGAGGCGTCTTGGCTGATGAACATGCAGGAAATGGGCACGATGGTGCAGTACGGGCTGCCGGTGAAGCAGTTCATCCTGAACAACGAACGCCTGGGCATGGTCCGTCAGTGGCAGGAACTGCTCCATGGCGAGCGTTATTCCCAAAGCTGGTCCGAGGCCCTGCCCGATTTCGTCAAGCTGGCCGAGGCGTTCGGCGCCAAGGGCATCCAGTGCTCGGACCCCGCCGACCTGGACGATGCGATCATGGAGATGATCGACCATGACGGGCCCGTCCTGTTCGACTGCCTGGTCGAGAAGCACGAAAACTGCTTCCCGATGATCCCGTCCGGCAAGGCCCATAACGAGATGCTGATGGCCAACGCCGCGACGCAGGGGCAGATCACCGCCACGGGCGCGGTTCTGGTCTGA